One window of Marinomonas primoryensis genomic DNA carries:
- a CDS encoding DEAD/DEAH box helicase codes for MSFAELDLDFTIERAISDLGFETPTEIQEQAIPIALDGSDLLATAPTGTGKTIAFCAPAIQHILDRDEQSTTAPKVLILAPSRELARQIFNVVEQLTQHTRIQSHLIIGGTPYGMQQQQLSEPCDILVATPGRLVELDEKRWLDLTDVTYFVIDEADRMLDMGFVSAINHIAKELPKEHQTLMFSATLEGEKMGRFASALLNSETQQIRLGESSRTVPSQIRQVAYRVDSEEHKEAILKHLLMQERVQQAVLFVSNREHVDIWVQRIRKMGLMCDGLHGEMKQGDRSEHMKQMKRGRLQVLVATDVASRGIDLPEINTVVNLRLPRKADSYIHRAGRASREGAPGDCISLIDINDLPMIEKIQRFMQANIKFGRIEGLEPKTKARSPSAKKKKKKPAPKK; via the coding sequence ATGTCATTTGCTGAATTAGATTTGGATTTCACTATAGAACGAGCCATAAGTGACCTTGGCTTTGAAACCCCAACTGAAATCCAAGAACAAGCTATTCCGATCGCCTTAGACGGTTCTGACCTCCTTGCTACTGCACCAACCGGCACAGGGAAAACCATTGCTTTTTGCGCACCGGCCATTCAGCACATTCTTGACCGAGACGAACAATCCACAACCGCTCCTAAAGTATTAATATTGGCGCCAAGTCGAGAGCTAGCACGTCAAATATTTAATGTTGTAGAGCAACTAACACAACATACTCGCATTCAGTCTCACCTTATCATTGGTGGTACGCCTTACGGTATGCAGCAACAACAATTGTCAGAGCCATGCGACATTCTTGTCGCTACACCTGGACGATTAGTAGAGCTCGACGAAAAACGATGGCTAGACCTAACTGACGTCACCTACTTCGTCATCGATGAAGCGGATCGCATGTTGGACATGGGCTTTGTTAGCGCCATTAATCATATCGCCAAAGAATTACCAAAAGAACACCAAACCCTCATGTTTTCTGCCACTCTTGAAGGCGAAAAAATGGGGCGTTTTGCAAGCGCTTTACTAAACAGTGAAACACAACAAATCCGTTTAGGTGAGTCTTCTCGAACAGTACCCAGTCAAATTCGACAAGTTGCCTATCGAGTCGACAGCGAAGAACACAAAGAAGCCATTTTAAAGCATCTACTAATGCAAGAGCGTGTTCAACAAGCGGTCTTATTTGTTTCCAACCGTGAACACGTTGATATCTGGGTACAGCGCATTCGTAAAATGGGCTTAATGTGTGACGGCTTGCACGGCGAAATGAAACAAGGTGATCGCAGCGAGCATATGAAGCAGATGAAACGCGGGCGCTTGCAAGTATTGGTGGCAACCGATGTGGCATCTCGTGGTATCGACCTTCCTGAGATCAATACCGTGGTCAACCTTCGCCTCCCACGTAAAGCCGATTCCTATATCCATCGCGCCGGACGCGCCTCTCGTGAAGGTGCGCCAGGTGATTGCATTTCGTTAATCGATATCAACGACCTACCGATGATCGAAAAGATTCAGCGCTTCATGCAAGCTAACATTAAATTTGGCCGTATTGAAGGACTTGAACCAAAGACAAAAGCTCGCTCACCGAGTGCGAAAAAGAAAAAGAAAAAACCAGCACCAAAAAAATAA
- the ribA gene encoding GTP cyclohydrolase II: MSDLTIKRRVMIPMRAGDVMAEFISFNGDDSGKEHIGIFFEGKQEKTDNGVPLVRLHSECLTGDVFGSGRCDCGEQLDEAIDRINEEGGYILYLRQEGRGIGLYAKLEAYALQDQGYDTYQANEMLHLPDDGRDFGIAADMLQALGVSSVRLLTNNPDKAQQLIDNGIDVVELVPTKVHVNQHNRLYLETKAKRKFHTLKFDPI; the protein is encoded by the coding sequence ATGAGCGATTTGACAATAAAGCGTCGAGTGATGATCCCAATGAGGGCGGGCGATGTGATGGCCGAATTCATTTCTTTTAACGGAGATGATTCAGGCAAAGAACACATAGGAATATTTTTCGAAGGAAAGCAGGAAAAAACGGATAATGGTGTGCCTTTAGTTCGTTTGCATTCAGAATGTCTAACGGGTGATGTATTTGGGTCTGGCCGTTGCGATTGTGGTGAGCAGCTTGATGAGGCCATTGACCGTATTAATGAAGAGGGTGGTTATATTCTTTATTTACGACAAGAAGGGCGAGGTATTGGTTTATACGCCAAGTTAGAAGCTTACGCATTGCAAGACCAAGGTTATGATACTTATCAGGCAAATGAAATGTTGCATTTACCCGACGATGGTCGAGATTTTGGCATTGCTGCCGACATGCTGCAAGCGTTAGGTGTTTCAAGCGTTCGTTTATTGACTAACAACCCTGATAAAGCGCAGCAATTGATTGATAATGGCATTGATGTGGTTGAATTGGTTCCAACAAAGGTTCACGTAAATCAGCATAATCGTTTGTATCTAGAAACCAAGGCTAAGCGGAAGTTTCATACTTTGAAATTTGACCCTATCTAA
- a CDS encoding Lrp/AsnC family transcriptional regulator: MGLDKIDLNILRELQQDSSLTNQELADRVGLSASPCLRRVKALEESGVIDRSVTLLDEKKLGLKLTAFIQISMDRHTPDRFEVFESMLASYPEVKSCNLVTGQSADYLLEVVVEDMERYQEFLLGRLTRIAGVTGVHSSFLLRRVINRTSLPLDHLI, translated from the coding sequence ATGGGTCTTGATAAGATTGATTTGAACATTTTGCGGGAATTGCAGCAAGATTCTAGCTTAACAAACCAGGAGTTGGCTGATCGTGTTGGCCTTTCAGCATCGCCTTGTTTGCGACGTGTTAAAGCTCTAGAGGAAAGTGGGGTTATTGATCGAAGTGTTACTTTACTCGATGAAAAGAAACTGGGTTTAAAGTTAACCGCTTTTATACAAATCAGCATGGACCGTCATACCCCTGACCGTTTTGAGGTATTTGAGTCTATGTTGGCGTCTTATCCTGAGGTAAAGTCCTGTAATTTGGTGACAGGGCAGTCGGCTGATTATTTATTGGAAGTGGTCGTAGAAGACATGGAGCGTTATCAAGAATTTCTTCTTGGTCGGCTAACGCGTATCGCGGGAGTGACAGGCGTTCATTCGAGTTTTTTATTACGAAGAGTCATAAATCGAACTTCACTCCCTCTGGATCATTTGATTTAG
- the leuA gene encoding 2-isopropylmalate synthase, whose product MTSFDHTAFNHKKYTPFKPVAIKNRTWPDNDITKAPIWSSVDLRDGNQALVEPMTVEQKKQFFALLVDVGFKEIEVGFPAASQLDFDFVRWLIEEDQVPDDVYVQVLTQARPELIERTYESLKGAKKAIVHVYNSTSKTQREQVFRMDMEGIKKIAVDGAKCVKEHAKKYPETEWVFQYSPESFTGTEIDYAIEVVDAVVDVWQPTPDNKVIINLPATVEVSTPNRYADQIEYFCRNIKKRDCMFVSLHTHNDRGCGVAAAELGIMAGADRIEGTLLGNGERTGNMDIVTMAMNIYSQGIDPTLALGDMDRIISVVQACTLLQVHPRHPYAGELVFTAFSGSHQDAIKKCLANQTDAKPWDVAYLPIDPRDVGRSYQEVIRVNSQSGKGGIAYTLEQEFGLALPRWLQVEFSPIVQKFAEQAGGVVNAESMKDLFESSFMTGTTPYNLGRYDLAKDDVDTVNAELVSNDTTVKITGNGNGALSAFSEALGKHFNMRVDIIQYQEHALTVGSDSQAIAYVQANINGDRFNGVAIDNDIVSASIQALLATVNQKINQSKDAAVA is encoded by the coding sequence ATGACATCTTTTGACCACACAGCTTTCAACCATAAAAAGTACACGCCGTTTAAACCAGTCGCTATCAAAAACCGCACTTGGCCTGATAATGACATCACCAAAGCGCCTATCTGGTCTAGTGTCGACCTGCGTGACGGCAACCAAGCATTGGTAGAACCAATGACTGTGGAACAAAAGAAACAATTTTTCGCTCTACTGGTTGATGTTGGCTTTAAAGAAATTGAAGTTGGCTTCCCTGCCGCATCTCAGTTAGATTTTGATTTTGTTCGCTGGTTGATTGAAGAAGACCAAGTGCCAGACGATGTTTATGTTCAAGTATTAACTCAAGCACGCCCAGAGTTGATTGAGCGTACTTATGAATCATTAAAAGGCGCTAAAAAAGCCATCGTCCATGTTTACAACTCAACATCAAAAACACAGCGTGAGCAAGTCTTTCGCATGGACATGGAAGGCATCAAGAAGATTGCAGTAGACGGCGCAAAATGCGTCAAAGAACACGCAAAAAAATACCCAGAAACAGAATGGGTTTTCCAATATTCTCCTGAAAGCTTCACTGGCACCGAAATTGATTACGCAATTGAAGTTGTAGACGCTGTAGTGGACGTTTGGCAACCAACACCTGATAACAAAGTTATTATCAACCTACCAGCAACCGTCGAAGTGTCTACGCCAAATCGTTACGCTGACCAAATTGAATATTTCTGCCGCAACATTAAAAAGCGCGACTGTATGTTTGTCAGCTTACACACTCACAATGACCGTGGCTGTGGTGTCGCCGCGGCAGAACTAGGTATTATGGCTGGCGCAGACCGCATTGAAGGTACTTTGTTAGGTAATGGCGAACGCACAGGCAACATGGACATCGTCACAATGGCGATGAACATATACAGCCAAGGCATTGACCCAACGTTAGCATTAGGTGATATGGACCGCATCATAAGTGTTGTTCAAGCCTGCACCTTGTTACAAGTTCACCCGCGCCACCCGTACGCCGGCGAATTAGTATTCACTGCTTTTTCTGGCTCTCACCAAGATGCCATTAAAAAATGCTTGGCGAATCAAACTGACGCCAAACCTTGGGATGTGGCTTACTTGCCAATTGATCCTCGCGATGTGGGTCGTAGCTACCAAGAAGTTATTCGTGTGAATAGCCAATCAGGCAAAGGTGGTATCGCCTATACCCTTGAACAAGAGTTTGGCTTGGCATTACCTCGCTGGTTACAGGTTGAATTCAGCCCGATTGTTCAGAAATTTGCCGAACAAGCCGGTGGTGTTGTCAATGCAGAATCCATGAAAGATTTGTTCGAAAGCAGCTTTATGACAGGCACCACACCCTACAACTTGGGTCGATACGACCTTGCAAAAGATGATGTTGATACGGTTAATGCCGAGCTTGTCTCCAATGACACCACGGTGAAAATAACAGGTAATGGCAATGGCGCGCTGTCTGCGTTCAGCGAAGCCTTAGGCAAGCATTTCAATATGCGTGTCGACATTATTCAGTATCAAGAGCACGCCTTAACCGTCGGCAGCGACTCGCAAGCCATTGCCTATGTTCAGGCTAATATTAATGGTGATCGTTTTAACGGTGTTGCGATCGATAACGACATTGTTTCTGCTTCTATTCAGGCTCTACTAGCAACGGTGAACCAGAAAATCAATCAGAGTAAAGACGCGGCGGTTGCGTAA
- a CDS encoding GGDEF domain-containing response regulator, with the protein MKVLIVDDTNTDRLLLKLHLSKLGYKVIEAANGQEAIEQFVEHSNELDLILIDVQMPCMNGFEAVKSIRKIQEQKKQEWLPVIFLSASAEDADIEKGILAGGDDYLIKPISQKVLSAKMLAMKRIADMRRRLVESNRILNELATTDHLTGSANRRAFESTLEHEMSSSRRHGSRLACAIFDLDKFKVINDTFGHDAGDAVLVEVVNRIKANLREGDTIGRLGGEEFGIILPNVEESEVLAAFDRYRCIVADHPVVHESINIAVTASIGVAVYVGEEESKEVLLKRADESLYEAKETGRNRVVYHP; encoded by the coding sequence ATGAAAGTATTAATTGTTGATGACACAAACACCGATCGTTTATTACTTAAACTGCATTTATCGAAGCTGGGTTATAAAGTAATAGAAGCGGCGAATGGACAAGAGGCAATAGAGCAATTTGTTGAACATTCGAATGAGCTTGATCTTATTTTAATCGATGTTCAAATGCCTTGTATGAATGGGTTTGAAGCAGTCAAATCCATTCGAAAAATACAAGAGCAGAAAAAACAGGAGTGGTTACCTGTTATATTTTTGAGCGCCAGCGCTGAAGATGCCGATATTGAAAAGGGTATTTTGGCTGGTGGAGACGATTACCTTATTAAGCCAATTAGTCAAAAGGTCCTTTCTGCCAAAATGTTGGCGATGAAACGAATTGCCGACATGAGGCGCCGATTGGTGGAATCCAATCGAATTCTTAATGAGTTGGCTACTACAGATCATTTAACAGGCTCAGCGAATCGTCGTGCTTTTGAGTCTACCCTAGAGCATGAGATGTCTTCTAGTCGTCGACATGGCAGTCGTTTAGCGTGTGCTATTTTTGATTTAGATAAGTTCAAAGTGATAAATGACACTTTTGGCCATGATGCTGGAGACGCTGTTTTGGTTGAGGTGGTTAATCGAATTAAAGCGAATTTAAGAGAAGGTGACACTATTGGGCGCTTAGGTGGAGAAGAGTTTGGTATTATCCTGCCTAATGTCGAGGAGAGTGAAGTCCTTGCTGCGTTTGACCGTTATCGTTGTATTGTGGCGGATCACCCAGTCGTGCATGAAAGTATCAACATTGCTGTTACTGCCAGTATTGGTGTGGCTGTATATGTAGGAGAGGAAGAGAGTAAAGAGGTTTTGTTGAAGCGCGCAGATGAGTCACTGTATGAAGCCAAAGAGACGGGGCGTAATCGAGTCGTTTATCACCCTTAG
- a CDS encoding PAS domain S-box protein, protein MGKLEAALKVAKSLMRMPCAGLVFQDGRVLYSGEIAGLKWADFSRGLSYSQLLSSSRFLDVQNAPSVPLAFSNFPCLSSVIVEPLACYRASLFFLSDEPYLLEAADLEEHTTTLLDLFSTLLETTSPPPEAGQARISYDDLIRLNNNVPVLIALVNKDLRYEFINDTYEQRFSILKDEVVGRHVKEHIPFDSNSTIKTRLEETLQGKSSRFHYEVRQGVNNELRFIGAYCVPRIDQGEVTGLYLCMQDVTAQRRTLHTLKCLHEVTANTCLSLDEKLQRILQVGAEQFALPIGLISSIEGESYRVEYSHTPNGEVLPGATFELGNTYCVHTLGSDLPTSYFHTAISDIKEHPCYQNFGLEAYIGIVVYVGGKRWGTLNFSSPNPKKKAFGEDDYEVMKLLAQWVGNEITRQQSEVKLTAAERQQRLILDAVHEGIFGVNDEGVITFANSAACKILGYSLDELLNNTLFSLLSHRDESGALYPLELSPIHKTLKTGESSQARGEYFGRKDDVSFVCEYTCIGMRSEQGDVEGAVISFQDRTEQMEAESEFHEQKVLFESLFLNAPEAIIMIGSDRTIKMINPAFTELFGYHLDDVLEKSTKMLYANESDFIKRGSAYGNDRESVLSRYRVSYKSKQGRIIHTETIGSMIPNPDGSLGGFIAHVRDVSERLEVEQKMIDTNLRLSIAADAAGIGVWELDLADHTLHWDDWMYRLYSSSKEEGESPFQIWEACVFPEDKARLEEVLALLEKDVVNGKREGSAFSISQYLDTDFRIVRQDGQNRYLKSNAAIVFDKDGRPSRLLGVNMDITSGKETEVVLREASKQAVAASKAKSDFLATMSHEIRTPLNGVLGMAELLSTTRLDSEQNEQLRILRESGESLLSLINDLLDFSKIEAGHLSIEKVDFDLEKSIYDVARLLMVRAEEKGIDLLIEYDDDCPRFLVGDVFRIKQVLINLMSNAIKFTNVGYVLVSTKGVVNQQGVVSVTINVTDTGVGVAKDAQSCLFDAFVQADSSTTRKFGGTGLGLAITKQLIGLMHGDITLLSELGVGSTFTVHFTLPESHAMPKIETVVNESLLVGKKALVVDDNEINLTILKNQLKSCGIDADIDISSVDALCHIKQAIDSGSPYDIIVLDYMMPELDGLMLAELIRAESKSMVQPILLMTSSAGVLSQEELSIAGINVCIAKPMGRTSLKKGLISALSSGFIGQQFSSGELSRLDSKEGESSACDLRKGVILVVEDMKANMAVAKGILVRMGFEVVEAENGAIGIEQWESHNPNLIFMDLHMPVMDGLSAMRRIRQIEKNGYNKRVPIVALTADIMPATLSEVLRAGGDGLVPKPFKQKELIEMLDKWLSVDQQSLVVSEDKNEPLVTSVFDIQSNVVIDESVLNDLKAILGDDYLLLVDAFFSDADSIIDAFNKMIEKGGMSDYTSVSQLSHSLKSISQNVGAMALSSMAAQLELESRQVDVPKLQAKLGALIVMYQNVKNELQRIVAGL, encoded by the coding sequence ATGGGTAAATTAGAGGCGGCTTTAAAAGTCGCCAAGTCTCTTATGAGAATGCCTTGTGCTGGCCTCGTCTTTCAAGATGGTAGAGTCCTGTATTCTGGTGAGATTGCTGGTCTTAAATGGGCTGACTTTTCTCGCGGACTTTCTTATTCTCAGCTGTTGTCTTCCTCTCGCTTTCTTGATGTTCAAAATGCGCCCTCTGTCCCTTTAGCTTTTTCTAATTTTCCTTGTTTATCCAGTGTGATCGTTGAACCCTTGGCATGCTATAGGGCGAGTTTGTTTTTTTTAAGCGATGAGCCTTATTTACTGGAAGCCGCTGATCTAGAAGAACACACGACTACATTACTTGATTTGTTCTCTACTTTATTAGAAACCACGTCGCCACCTCCAGAAGCAGGTCAGGCTCGGATTAGTTACGATGACTTAATTCGATTAAACAATAACGTGCCTGTTTTAATCGCTTTGGTGAATAAAGATCTTCGTTATGAGTTTATCAATGACACTTACGAACAGCGTTTTTCAATACTGAAAGATGAGGTAGTAGGTAGGCATGTGAAGGAACACATTCCTTTTGATAGCAACTCAACCATTAAGACTAGGCTTGAAGAAACGTTACAAGGCAAGTCCTCCCGTTTTCATTATGAAGTGCGTCAAGGTGTTAATAATGAGTTGAGATTTATTGGGGCATATTGTGTGCCTCGTATTGATCAAGGTGAGGTGACGGGGCTTTATTTGTGTATGCAGGATGTCACTGCACAACGAAGAACGCTGCATACATTGAAATGCTTACATGAAGTGACGGCAAACACTTGTTTGTCATTAGATGAAAAGTTACAGCGTATTTTACAAGTTGGCGCTGAACAGTTTGCTTTACCCATTGGGCTGATTAGTTCAATAGAGGGTGAGTCCTATCGTGTTGAATATAGCCATACACCTAACGGTGAGGTGCTTCCTGGAGCCACATTTGAGCTAGGCAATACATATTGTGTGCATACGCTTGGAAGTGATTTACCAACGTCTTATTTTCATACTGCTATTAGTGATATCAAAGAGCACCCTTGTTATCAAAATTTTGGCTTAGAAGCGTACATAGGTATTGTTGTTTATGTTGGCGGAAAGCGTTGGGGGACATTGAATTTTTCAAGTCCAAATCCCAAGAAAAAAGCGTTTGGTGAGGATGATTATGAAGTGATGAAATTACTTGCTCAGTGGGTTGGTAATGAAATCACACGTCAGCAGAGTGAGGTGAAGCTAACAGCGGCTGAACGTCAGCAACGTCTCATTTTAGACGCGGTCCATGAAGGAATATTTGGTGTAAATGACGAAGGTGTTATTACCTTTGCTAATTCGGCTGCGTGCAAAATATTAGGTTATTCTTTAGACGAACTACTGAATAATACCTTGTTTTCGTTACTTTCTCATCGAGATGAGAGTGGCGCTCTTTATCCTTTAGAATTAAGCCCTATACATAAAACATTGAAAACCGGTGAAAGCAGTCAAGCTCGTGGCGAATATTTTGGCCGCAAAGATGATGTTTCTTTCGTGTGTGAGTATACCTGTATTGGGATGCGGTCAGAGCAGGGCGATGTAGAAGGTGCTGTTATTTCGTTCCAGGATAGAACCGAACAAATGGAAGCAGAGAGTGAGTTTCACGAACAAAAAGTGCTTTTTGAATCATTGTTTTTAAATGCCCCTGAAGCCATTATCATGATAGGGAGCGACCGTACAATTAAAATGATTAACCCTGCCTTTACAGAATTGTTTGGTTACCATCTTGATGATGTTCTGGAAAAAAGCACTAAAATGCTTTATGCCAATGAAAGTGACTTCATAAAACGAGGTAGTGCTTATGGCAATGACCGAGAAAGTGTCTTAAGTCGCTACAGAGTCAGCTACAAAAGTAAGCAGGGTCGTATTATTCATACCGAAACGATTGGCAGTATGATTCCTAATCCTGACGGTAGTTTAGGAGGGTTCATTGCCCACGTTCGTGATGTTAGTGAGCGATTAGAAGTCGAGCAAAAAATGATCGACACTAATCTACGCCTGTCTATTGCTGCCGATGCGGCAGGCATTGGTGTGTGGGAGCTTGATTTAGCGGATCATACACTTCATTGGGATGATTGGATGTACCGCCTTTATAGCTCAAGTAAAGAGGAGGGTGAATCTCCATTTCAAATTTGGGAAGCGTGCGTTTTTCCAGAAGATAAAGCTCGATTAGAAGAAGTCTTAGCCCTCCTAGAAAAAGATGTTGTCAATGGAAAAAGAGAAGGAAGTGCCTTTTCCATTTCCCAGTATTTAGATACAGACTTTAGAATTGTACGGCAAGATGGTCAAAACCGTTATTTGAAGTCTAATGCCGCTATTGTTTTTGATAAGGATGGGAGACCCTCTCGTCTTTTAGGGGTTAATATGGATATTACCTCAGGCAAAGAAACGGAGGTGGTTTTACGTGAAGCAAGCAAGCAAGCGGTGGCGGCAAGCAAAGCCAAAAGTGATTTTCTCGCAACGATGAGTCATGAAATTAGAACACCATTAAACGGTGTTTTAGGGATGGCAGAGCTTCTTTCTACCACCAGGCTAGATTCAGAGCAAAATGAGCAACTGCGAATTTTGAGAGAATCGGGAGAGAGCTTATTAAGCCTTATCAATGATTTATTGGATTTTTCAAAAATCGAAGCGGGCCATCTTTCTATTGAGAAAGTCGATTTTGATTTGGAAAAATCCATTTATGATGTTGCGCGTTTATTAATGGTAAGGGCTGAAGAAAAAGGCATCGATTTACTGATCGAGTATGATGATGATTGCCCGCGATTTTTGGTGGGTGATGTTTTTCGTATAAAGCAAGTTCTGATCAATTTAATGAGTAATGCGATTAAGTTCACGAATGTTGGTTATGTCTTAGTATCGACAAAAGGCGTGGTTAATCAGCAAGGCGTCGTATCAGTAACGATCAATGTTACCGATACAGGTGTTGGCGTTGCTAAGGATGCTCAGTCATGTTTATTTGATGCTTTTGTGCAGGCCGACAGCTCAACAACTCGTAAATTTGGTGGTACGGGTCTAGGGCTTGCGATTACCAAGCAGCTGATAGGGTTGATGCATGGCGATATCACATTGTTAAGTGAATTGGGAGTTGGGTCGACTTTTACGGTTCATTTTACTTTGCCAGAAAGCCATGCGATGCCCAAAATAGAAACCGTAGTCAATGAATCCTTGTTGGTAGGCAAGAAAGCATTGGTTGTTGATGATAATGAGATAAATCTAACAATCTTAAAGAATCAACTAAAATCCTGCGGAATTGATGCGGATATAGACATTAGTTCCGTCGATGCTTTGTGCCATATAAAACAGGCGATAGACAGTGGCTCGCCATACGATATTATTGTTTTAGATTACATGATGCCTGAATTAGACGGTTTGATGTTGGCTGAATTGATTCGTGCTGAAAGTAAGTCGATGGTTCAGCCTATTCTATTGATGACATCGTCAGCTGGTGTGTTGTCTCAAGAAGAGTTATCTATTGCGGGTATTAATGTGTGCATTGCTAAGCCTATGGGAAGGACTTCATTGAAGAAAGGCCTGATATCAGCTCTGTCTTCTGGTTTCATAGGGCAACAATTTTCCAGTGGTGAGTTGAGTCGACTTGATAGTAAAGAGGGCGAAAGCAGCGCATGCGATTTAAGGAAAGGCGTTATATTAGTAGTCGAGGATATGAAAGCTAATATGGCGGTTGCTAAAGGAATTTTGGTTAGAATGGGTTTTGAGGTTGTTGAGGCTGAAAACGGAGCCATTGGAATAGAACAGTGGGAGAGTCATAACCCGAACCTGATTTTTATGGATTTGCATATGCCGGTCATGGACGGGCTTTCTGCAATGCGTCGTATTAGGCAGATTGAGAAAAACGGCTATAATAAACGTGTTCCGATTGTAGCGTTGACCGCGGATATTATGCCTGCAACACTATCAGAAGTGCTTCGTGCAGGTGGTGATGGATTGGTACCAAAGCCCTTTAAACAAAAAGAGTTAATAGAGATGTTGGATAAATGGTTGTCAGTTGATCAGCAGTCATTGGTTGTTTCGGAAGATAAAAATGAACCGTTAGTGACATCTGTTTTTGATATTCAGTCTAATGTTGTGATTGATGAGTCAGTGCTTAATGATTTGAAAGCGATTTTGGGTGACGATTATTTATTGTTGGTTGACGCATTTTTTAGTGATGCTGATAGCATCATTGATGCTTTTAACAAGATGATTGAGAAAGGAGGCATGTCTGACTATACCTCTGTGTCTCAGCTTTCGCATAGTTTGAAATCGATTAGCCAAAATGTAGGGGCTATGGCCTTATCATCTATGGCGGCTCAGCTTGAATTGGAGAGTCGCCAAGTCGACGTGCCAAAATTGCAGGCTAAATTAGGTGCATTAATAGTGATGTACCAGAACGTTAAAAACGAACTTCAGCGCATAGTGGCAGGATTATGA
- a CDS encoding ABC transporter ATP-binding protein, translating to MKVLLKLTNVAVYAGETCLLEPISLELIQDQPLTILGQTGSGKSLLAQAIMGLLPEALSVSGEIEVFGKVMTIKERRALWGRVLVMLPQEPWHALNPLMKGVDQVKEVYQCVLGESRQEALASTHQDLLQVGLDDSAHKRPDQLSGGMAQRLAIVAATAGGANMILADEPTKGLDVSRRDGIVRMLQSRSNLGSLLTITHDVVVARQLGGKLLVMKEGRVVEEGEALLLLNNPQACYTRDLIAAEPSAWPEIAPTSRRSAAEDVLVVDQLAIARGNRTLFNGVSFSIKKGDVVGIVGDSGCGKSSLGDALLNLLPISAGSITRLNHDAKPHQWLKLYQDPPSAFSSSVSLGQLLDDLVVLHDIDKSRVAPLLDRLKLPNGILERNCLSVSGGELQRFAILRALLLDPVFLFADEPTSRLDPITAKEVTTLLVELASEANCAVLLVSHDAALIRKTCHKTICL from the coding sequence ATGAAAGTGTTACTGAAACTGACGAATGTCGCAGTGTATGCCGGAGAAACCTGCTTATTGGAGCCTATTTCACTTGAGCTGATACAGGACCAACCTTTGACGATATTGGGGCAAACAGGTTCTGGTAAAAGCTTGTTGGCGCAAGCAATTATGGGGTTGTTGCCTGAGGCGTTGAGTGTTTCTGGTGAAATTGAGGTGTTCGGTAAGGTGATGACGATTAAAGAGCGTCGGGCATTATGGGGGAGAGTGTTGGTAATGTTGCCGCAAGAGCCTTGGCATGCATTAAATCCGCTTATGAAGGGTGTCGATCAAGTTAAAGAAGTCTATCAATGTGTGTTGGGGGAAAGTCGTCAAGAAGCATTGGCTTCTACTCACCAAGATTTGTTGCAAGTTGGCTTGGATGATAGTGCGCATAAAAGGCCGGATCAATTGTCAGGCGGCATGGCGCAGCGCCTTGCTATTGTCGCTGCGACAGCAGGCGGCGCGAATATGATTTTGGCAGATGAGCCCACCAAAGGGCTGGATGTGTCTCGACGGGATGGCATTGTGCGTATGTTGCAGTCTCGGTCAAATCTGGGCAGTTTACTGACCATTACTCATGATGTTGTGGTGGCTCGTCAGTTGGGCGGTAAATTGCTGGTGATGAAAGAAGGGCGAGTGGTCGAAGAAGGTGAGGCGTTATTATTGCTAAACAACCCCCAGGCTTGCTACACACGGGACCTTATTGCGGCAGAGCCAAGTGCGTGGCCTGAAATAGCACCTACGTCCCGACGAAGTGCCGCTGAAGATGTGTTGGTGGTTGACCAGCTTGCTATTGCACGAGGCAACCGCACTTTGTTTAATGGTGTTTCTTTTTCAATTAAAAAAGGTGACGTTGTTGGTATTGTTGGAGACAGTGGTTGTGGCAAGTCGTCATTAGGGGATGCTCTGCTGAATCTTTTGCCGATTTCGGCGGGCAGTATTACTCGTTTGAATCACGATGCTAAGCCACATCAGTGGTTGAAATTGTATCAAGATCCACCATCGGCTTTTTCGTCTAGTGTGTCATTGGGGCAGTTGTTGGACGATTTGGTGGTGTTGCATGACATAGATAAAAGCCGAGTGGCACCATTGCTGGATCGATTGAAATTGCCGAATGGAATTCTTGAACGAAACTGTTTGTCTGTGTCGGGTGGCGAGTTGCAACGCTTTGCGATTTTGCGTGCATTGTTGCTTGATCCTGTATTTTTGTTTGCAGACGAGCCGACGTCTCGACTTGATCCGATCACGGCCAAAGAAGTAACGACGTTATTGGTCGAATTGGCGAGCGAAGCGAATTGTGCTGTTCTGTTGGTCAGTCATGATGCAGCATTAATCAGAAAAACCTGCCATAAGACTATTTGTTTGTAG